From the genome of Polynucleobacter sp. AM-7D1:
GCAACTGCTGAAAATAGACTCAGCGCCATCAAAACACAAAGGGTGAATTGTTTAATGCATTGGTTCATGGCCCTTTTTTCTTAAACAAGGCATAGAAAAAACCATCATTTAGCTCGGCGGGCAAAATTTGTCCGGGAGCGCTCAATCGTAACGCATCGGGATGCTCATTCGCAAACCAAGCGGCCTGTTCCTCGCCTTCTTCCGGAAATACCGAGCAAGTCACATACAAAAGCGAACCGCCCATCTTGAGCATCTTCCACGCTTGCTCCAAAATAGCGCGTTGCCTCAACTGTAGCGCTTTAATATCTGCCTCGCGACGCAAGAAGGGGATATCGGGGTGTCTTGCAACAATGCCAGATGCTGAGCAAGGCGCATCCAATAAGATTTTGTCAAACGGCTTACCATCCCACCAGGCTGACTTTGAGGCGTCGCCACGCACTACCTGAACGTCGTCAGATTGCAATCGCAAGCGATCTAAATTACCGCCAATTTTTCCAAGACGCTGACCATCCAACTCCAATGCAATCATCTCGCATTGCTCCAACTCCAATAAGTGAGCAGTTTTTCCACCAGGCGCAGCACAAGCATCCAATACACGCTCTCCCGATTTTGGGTCAAGCAATACCGCTGCAATTTGAGCCCCTGCATCTTGAACAGAAACAGCACCACTATAAAATCCCGGCAAATCGGATACCGGCACAGGCTCACGCAAGACCAAAGCAGAATTCAATGGGATTCCAGCAATGCTATCAATGGGCTCAGAAATGATGCCGGCCTGATGCAATAACTCTTGATATTCCTGGCGCGTATGCTGCTTGAGATTCACCCGCAAAATTAAGGGTGCCCGTTGGGCCTGCTGAATCAACATAGCCTGCCAAGACTTCGAATAGTTACGCTTCAAACTAGCCCGCCACCAGGGCGGAAAAAACATAGGAATGGGGTCTGGCGGATAAGGTTTCTCATTCTCAGCCTGCACTGCCAGACTAACCTTACGCAGCACAGCATTCACCAAGCCCTTGGCATACATTGTTGGCTCATATTCACTACAAGCCTTTACTGCTTGATCAACGATCGTATGAGCCGCGTAGCCCTTACCCTCTGAACCACTTTGCAAAAATAAGGCGATTGCCACGCTTAATAAGTACTCTACTTCTACTGGGGGTGTCTTTGGAATGAATTCCTTAATGAACTCATGAGATCTCACCCACTTACGCAAAGCGTCAAATGTAAGGCTTTGAACGATGGGGCGTTCGTGCGCATCCAACTGATCCAAAACTTCTGTAAGTGATCGACCCACCATCACCTCACCAATTGCTTGCGCCGAAATAGTGATCGCCTCGGATAGAGGAAGACTGCGTGGTGTTTTTTGGTCAGTCAAATTATTCCGCTCCGGGGTAAACCCCGTTTTTAGACATGCTAATTAATCGAGCTACCCGCTCCTCCATTGGGGGATGAGTAGAAAAAAGTTGTGAAAGACCACCGGCTGTCAGAGGATTAATGATCATCATCTGCGCCGTTTCAGGGTGCCGCTCAATTGCTTGAAATGGGATACCTTGAGCATAAGCATGAATTTTTTGCAGGGCCTGTGCCAGCGACTCAGGGTCAGAGCTCATTTCCGCCCCGCCACGATCGGCCTCATATTCGCGCGCCCGAGAGATGCTCATTTGAATTAGACTTGCTGCCAGAGGCGCCAAAATCATTACCGCCAATGCCGCAATGGGATTGCCTTGCCGACCCTCTGAATTTCGACCACCAGCAAACATCGCTAGATTTGCCAATGCAGAAATGGCACCGGCCATAGTAGCAGCCACAGTAGAAATCAAAATATCCCGGTGCTTTACGTGTGCGAGCTCATGCGCCATTACACCGCGCAATTCACGAGGCGAAAGAACTCTGAGGATGCCGGTGGTTGCTGCAACAGCAGCATTCTCCGGATTGCGACCGGTTGCAAATGCATTGGGCGCATCCTCATCAATTAAAAATACTTTAGGCATGGGGAGTCCAGCCTTTTCAGACAGCTCTTTAACCATGGCATACAGCTGGGGAGCAGAATGCTCATCCACTTGCTGTGCATTCGTCATCTTGAGGACCATCGTATCTGAGAACCAGTAGCTAAAAAAGTTCATTCCGATTGCGATCAGCAGCGCAATCAACATCCCCTCTTCACCACCAAGCATGCCACCAACCACTATGAAGAGCGCAGTAATTGCCGCCATCAAAATCGCGGTCTTTGCTAAATTAAACATTTACGTCTCCTTGCTTGTTTGCCATCTTTTCAAACCTCATTAAATGATGTGCACTTACTCCACCAGGAATGCATAGACTTGCAGAAATCTTTTTCCCGCCTGGTTTTTGCATTTCTAAAATCTCGATCACGCCCTCACCACATTGAACATATACGCCATCAGCACTACAGCCCACAATTTGTCCAGGCTTGGCATCTGGATCTATTTGCACTTGCTTGGGCAAACAAGAGTTCCAAAACTTGAATTGCTCGCCTTGAAGGCTGCTCGTCGATCCGGGAAATGGATTGAAAGCTCGAATGCGTCGATCAATTTCAACTGCACTTAACTGCCAATCAATTTCTGCCTCGTTCTTTAATATTTTTTCTGCGTAGGTAATGCCGATACTTGGCTGTGAAGTTCTTGCGAAGACTACGCCCTCATCTAGATCATTCAGAACCTTCACCATCAATTCAGCGCCTAGCTTAGCAAGGCGATCATGAAGTGTTGAGCTAGTTTCGTCAGATGCGATTTTCAGATCACCCACCAAAACGGTATCACCAGTATCTAGACCGGCATCCATTTGCATGATGCTCACACCGGTGCAGGCGTCACCACTCTCAATAGCACGCTGTATTGGGGCTGCGCCGCGCCATCTTGGCAGCAAAGAGGCATGAATATTAAAGCAGCCAAATCCACCATTGCGAGATGCAAGATCCAGAACATCTTGAGGAAGAATTAATCCGTATGCAACTACAACCATTGCATCAAAATCAATGCCAGATAAATATTGATATGCCTCAAGTGCTGCCGCTTGTTTCTGCAAGTCAGGTTGGCTCTGTTTAAGGGATGCCGGTTGCAATACAGGAATATTTTTTTCTTGCGCAAAGAGTTTTACGGGGCTCGCCTGTAAATGCATGCCGCGACCAGCACGACGGTCTGGCTGGGTAAGCGCTAAAACAATTTGATGCCCGGCATTTTCTATTGCACGCATTGCTTGCGCAGCAAACTCTGGGGTACCAGCAAAAACAATTTTCATTGGGCGCTTAGCGCTCGCCTACTAATTCTTTTGCGCGCTTTTTGATTTTGAGAGAAATACGATTGCGCTTCAACATCGAGAGATACTCAACAAACACCTTGCCCTGCAAGTGATCCATCTCGTGTTGCAAGCAGACTGATAACAAACCATCTGCCTCTACTTCAAATTCTTTTCCATTGATGTCGAGCGCTTTTACTCGAACTACCGCTGGACGGTCAACTTCATCGTAATACTCTGGCACAGAAAGACACCCTTCGCGCCATGATTTTTTTTCTGGGCTTGCCCAAACTAATTCTGGATTGATGAATACCATTAACTCATCTTGATTATCTGAAATATCAATCACCACAATCCGCTCATGAATATCAACCTGTGTTGCAGCCAAACCAACCCCCGGCGCTTCGTACATTGTCTCGGCCATATCGGCCACAATTTTTTTGATGCGTGCATCTACCTGCGCTACGGGTTTGGCAACCTTAAGTAGGCGTGGATCTGGATAGCAAAGGACAGTTAATAAAGCCATATCGGAATTATCCAACAGAGTAATAAAGCTGTCCTGATAGTTCTCTATACGCCCATGCTGAAAATTGCTTTATGAACAAGCCGAAAAATTCAGACATCATCCAAATTCGCCAAAACTCCGCTGGCTATCCAGCTCGCCTATTAGATTTATACGATCCTCCCAACTCACTCTATATATATGGGGATATTCGCTTGCTGGATTTGCCGATGGTTGCCATTGTTGGATCCCGCAAGGCCAGCCAAGAGGGAATCAAAAATGCCCACTATTTTGCGCAAGCCCTATCTGCAAAGGGCTATCTCATTATTTCGGGCTTAGCCAGGGGTATTGATGGTGCCGCCCACTTAGGCGCCCTTGGACAGAAGCAGGACCGACCAACCATCGCAGTATGCGGAACGGGGCTGGACATTGTGTACCCCAAAGAGCATCAAAGATTGGCCCAAGCCATTGGTAGCAGCGGCTTACTTGTGTCTGAATTAGAGCCAGGATTGGGTCCAAAAGCCTGGCACTTCCCACGCAGGAACCGCATTATTGCCGCGCTAGCGCTAGGAATCCTGGTAATCGAAGCAGCTGAGCGCTCTGGCTCACTGATTACAGCCAAAATAGGGCTAGAGCTTGGCCGTGAGATCTTTGCAATTCCTGGGTCGATACATCACCCTCTATCAAGGGGCTGTCACCAGCTACTTCAGCAAGGGGCCAAACTCGTCCAATCCCCCAAAGATATCCTGGAAGAGCTAGAAAATTGGTGAAAAGGGCATTTAAACCCTTTTAAAGGCCTATTTTAGGAAAATTTAAGGCATTACAAGCGCATTCCAAAACCCCTAAATATGAGGATTTTGGACTTTTGTTAATTTATCGGTTAATAATAAAAAAGGGGTGTAGGAAAGATTAGCCCAAAAATGGGCTTAATTAGGCATCCTATTTGCACCCAATAAAACATGATTTCAAGCTCAAATTTAGGCAAAACGCGTGGCAACTAAAGCAACTACCAAAAAAAGCAGCTCAAAAACTTCAAGCGTGGATCGCCCCAAGGCGCTCATCATTGCAGAGAAACCTTCTGTTGCGAATGACATTGCCAAGGCTTTAGGAGGTTTCACTAAATATGAAGACTATTTCGAGAGCGATGACTTTGTCATTTCTTCTGCAGTGGGCCACTTATTAGAAATTGCTGCCCCCGAGGAATTTGATGTCAAACGTGGTAAATGGTCGTTTGCAAACCTACCGGTTGTGCCGCCCTATTTTGATTTACGCCCGATTGCCAAAACTGAATCGCGACTCAAGGTATTACAAAAGCTCATTAAGCGCAAAGATATTAATGAGCTTATTAATGCATGTGACGCGGGGCGTGAAGGTGAATTAATTTTCCGCTTGATTGCGCAGCATGCAAAAGCGCCACAGGCCATTAAGCGTCTCTGGCTGCAATCAATGACCCCAGCAGCTATTCGTGATGGCTTTGCTTCGCTGCGTAGTGATGCCGACATGCAGCCTCTAGCAGATGCAGCACGCTGCCGCTCTGAGGCAGATTGGATGGTTGGCATTAACGGCACACGTGCCATGACAGCATTCAACAGTAAAAGCGGTGGATTCTTTTTAACGACAGTTGGTCGAGTACAAACGCCAACCTTATCAATTGTTGTAGAGCGCGAAGAGTTAATTCGTAAATTTGTCTCTAAAGACTATTGGGAAGTAAAGGCCGAGTTTATTGCTGCAGCTGGCGTATATGAAGGCCGCTGGTTTGATCCGAAGTTTAAAAAAGATGTTGCCGCCCCAGACGCTCGCGAGAATCGTCTATGGAGTGAAGCTGCTGCACAAAGCATTGTGGCTGCCTGTCGCGATAAAAAAGCGAGCGTCAAAGAAGAGGCCAAGCCAGCAACTCAGCTAGCGCCCCAATTGTTTGACTTAACTAGTTTGCAACGTGAGGCCAATGCACGCTTTGGCTTCTCCGCCAAAAATACCTTGGGTCTGGCTCAAGCACTTTACGAGCGGCACAAGGTGCTTACTTATCCGCGTACAGATGCTAAAGCTTTGCCCGAAGATTATTTGGACACAGTGAAGCAGACCATGGAGAACCTGGCTGAGAACTCATCAGAATATCGTCCATTTGCTAAACAAATTTTGCAAGGCGATCCTAAAGATCCAAAGGCAAAAGCTGGATATGGCTGGATCAAACCAAACAAACGTATTTTTGACAATTCAAAAATTTCTGATCACTTTGCGATTATCCCAACCTTAGAGTCTCCAAAGAGTCTGAGCGAGCCAGAGC
Proteins encoded in this window:
- the def gene encoding peptide deformylase — translated: MALLTVLCYPDPRLLKVAKPVAQVDARIKKIVADMAETMYEAPGVGLAATQVDIHERIVVIDISDNQDELMVFINPELVWASPEKKSWREGCLSVPEYYDEVDRPAVVRVKALDINGKEFEVEADGLLSVCLQHEMDHLQGKVFVEYLSMLKRNRISLKIKKRAKELVGER
- the htpX gene encoding zinc metalloprotease HtpX, translated to MFNLAKTAILMAAITALFIVVGGMLGGEEGMLIALLIAIGMNFFSYWFSDTMVLKMTNAQQVDEHSAPQLYAMVKELSEKAGLPMPKVFLIDEDAPNAFATGRNPENAAVAATTGILRVLSPRELRGVMAHELAHVKHRDILISTVAATMAGAISALANLAMFAGGRNSEGRQGNPIAALAVMILAPLAASLIQMSISRAREYEADRGGAEMSSDPESLAQALQKIHAYAQGIPFQAIERHPETAQMMIINPLTAGGLSQLFSTHPPMEERVARLISMSKNGVYPGAE
- the dprA gene encoding DNA-processing protein DprA, with protein sequence MNKPKNSDIIQIRQNSAGYPARLLDLYDPPNSLYIYGDIRLLDLPMVAIVGSRKASQEGIKNAHYFAQALSAKGYLIISGLARGIDGAAHLGALGQKQDRPTIAVCGTGLDIVYPKEHQRLAQAIGSSGLLVSELEPGLGPKAWHFPRRNRIIAALALGILVIEAAERSGSLITAKIGLELGREIFAIPGSIHHPLSRGCHQLLQQGAKLVQSPKDILEELENW
- the fmt gene encoding methionyl-tRNA formyltransferase, with product MKIVFAGTPEFAAQAMRAIENAGHQIVLALTQPDRRAGRGMHLQASPVKLFAQEKNIPVLQPASLKQSQPDLQKQAAALEAYQYLSGIDFDAMVVVAYGLILPQDVLDLASRNGGFGCFNIHASLLPRWRGAAPIQRAIESGDACTGVSIMQMDAGLDTGDTVLVGDLKIASDETSSTLHDRLAKLGAELMVKVLNDLDEGVVFARTSQPSIGITYAEKILKNEAEIDWQLSAVEIDRRIRAFNPFPGSTSSLQGEQFKFWNSCLPKQVQIDPDAKPGQIVGCSADGVYVQCGEGVIEILEMQKPGGKKISASLCIPGGVSAHHLMRFEKMANKQGDVNV
- the rsmB gene encoding 16S rRNA (cytosine(967)-C(5))-methyltransferase RsmB → MTDQKTPRSLPLSEAITISAQAIGEVMVGRSLTEVLDQLDAHERPIVQSLTFDALRKWVRSHEFIKEFIPKTPPVEVEYLLSVAIALFLQSGSEGKGYAAHTIVDQAVKACSEYEPTMYAKGLVNAVLRKVSLAVQAENEKPYPPDPIPMFFPPWWRASLKRNYSKSWQAMLIQQAQRAPLILRVNLKQHTRQEYQELLHQAGIISEPIDSIAGIPLNSALVLREPVPVSDLPGFYSGAVSVQDAGAQIAAVLLDPKSGERVLDACAAPGGKTAHLLELEQCEMIALELDGQRLGKIGGNLDRLRLQSDDVQVVRGDASKSAWWDGKPFDKILLDAPCSASGIVARHPDIPFLRREADIKALQLRQRAILEQAWKMLKMGGSLLYVTCSVFPEEGEEQAAWFANEHPDALRLSAPGQILPAELNDGFFYALFKKKGP